In Leuconostoc kimchii IMSNU 11154, one genomic interval encodes:
- a CDS encoding helix-turn-helix transcriptional regulator: protein MELDNQNKEEKDKMRHSFGSIVKAYRERKGLTQLELAVKSKGELSTATISKAETDPSYNPKLTTFIKFYKIMDVPFEEIVATLEGTADDK from the coding sequence ATGGAACTTGACAACCAAAACAAGGAAGAAAAAGACAAAATGAGACATTCTTTTGGATCAATTGTAAAAGCCTATCGAGAAAGAAAAGGTTTGACACAATTGGAATTAGCTGTGAAATCAAAAGGGGAATTGTCAACAGCGACGATTTCAAAAGCTGAAACTGATCCAAGTTACAATCCAAAACTAACTACATTCATAAAGTTTTACAAAATTATGGATGTACCGTTTGAAGAGATTGTTGCGACATTAGAGGGGACTGCTGATGACAAATGA
- a CDS encoding SAP domain-containing protein: MARPDFNKNMRIKDFQSYYWYKTELQHICKKHSLPTTGTKAELTAYIIKLLSGVPVSNIKVTRKIRRKGTLKDGSITPNTSILASGFSLNNEARAFFKSYYGLSQFSFKKSMAIKMRAIETTQDKTATIQDLIDVYEHPDKNLSNNAEEQTYQWNNFVKTFMADDCTKVYHERMTVASILWTKVRDSNQPKKYSKKLLKQYQSDIRQYLS, encoded by the coding sequence ATGGCACGACCTGATTTTAACAAAAACATGCGTATTAAAGACTTTCAGAGCTACTATTGGTACAAAACGGAACTGCAACACATTTGCAAAAAGCACAGTCTGCCAACCACTGGAACAAAGGCTGAGTTAACAGCTTATATTATTAAATTGCTTTCTGGCGTACCAGTATCAAACATTAAAGTAACCAGAAAAATACGTCGTAAAGGCACTCTAAAAGACGGTTCAATTACACCCAATACAAGTATATTAGCGTCCGGTTTTAGTTTGAATAATGAAGCGCGAGCATTTTTTAAATCATATTATGGACTAAGCCAATTTAGTTTTAAAAAATCGATGGCTATTAAGATGCGAGCAATTGAAACGACACAAGACAAAACAGCCACAATCCAGGACTTGATAGATGTTTACGAGCACCCCGATAAAAATTTATCAAATAACGCTGAGGAACAGACATATCAATGGAATAACTTTGTCAAAACATTTATGGCTGATGATTGTACCAAAGTTTACCATGAACGAATGACAGTCGCTTCCATTTTATGGACAAAAGTTAGAGACTCTAATCAACCTAAAAAATACAGCAAAAAGCTATTGAAACAGTACCAATCAGATATTCGTCAATACTTGTCTTGA
- a CDS encoding Y-family DNA polymerase, whose amino-acid sequence MVDLQKTEYDYTHEERRVIFMIDSKSFYASVECVERNYNPLKALLVVMSEQENTNGGLVLASSPMAKKILGITNVTRQRDIPVCPDLVIAHPRMNLYIQENLRINNIYRQYTDDAHLLPYSIDESILDMTHSWQLFGKTPAEVAFKIQQHVRSETGIYLTVGIGDSPVLAKLALDIEAKHANNLTGIWHYEDVPSKLWPITQLTDIWSIGSRIARKLNVMGIHSMYDLAHQDPYLFRSKLGLMGEQLLALSWGIDRSDLAENIKPKSKSYSNSQVLPRNYSQQAEIEVVVREMADQVATRIRAHQKQTGLVSLFIGYSFAESEQQGSHGFRKQCRISPTNNTKTLMAVMVNLFRKHWHGEVIRNIGIDYGGLVDDTGVQLNLFEQPEHLLKTNKIDQVVDEIRQRFGTTALMRAMSKEEGGTAINRASLVGGHNGGNSYD is encoded by the coding sequence ATGGTAGACCTGCAGAAAACTGAATATGACTATACACATGAAGAACGACGTGTGATATTTATGATTGATTCTAAAAGCTTTTATGCCAGTGTTGAGTGTGTGGAACGTAACTACAATCCATTAAAAGCACTACTTGTTGTGATGTCGGAACAAGAAAATACCAATGGTGGTTTAGTCTTGGCATCTTCACCAATGGCCAAGAAAATACTGGGTATCACTAATGTTACTAGACAACGTGATATTCCTGTTTGTCCGGACTTAGTCATTGCTCATCCGAGAATGAACCTTTATATTCAAGAAAATCTACGCATTAATAATATCTATCGACAATACACTGATGATGCGCACTTATTGCCATATTCTATTGATGAATCTATCCTTGATATGACACATTCTTGGCAGTTATTTGGTAAGACACCAGCAGAAGTTGCTTTCAAAATACAACAACACGTTCGGTCGGAAACAGGTATTTACTTAACTGTTGGTATTGGTGATTCACCAGTCTTAGCTAAATTGGCGCTTGATATTGAAGCCAAACACGCAAATAATTTAACTGGGATTTGGCATTATGAAGATGTACCAAGTAAATTGTGGCCAATCACACAGCTCACTGATATTTGGAGTATTGGTTCTCGAATTGCTCGTAAGCTAAACGTGATGGGTATTCATTCGATGTATGATTTAGCGCATCAAGATCCATATCTCTTTCGTTCGAAACTAGGATTAATGGGTGAACAATTACTCGCTTTGTCTTGGGGTATTGACCGTTCTGATTTGGCTGAAAACATTAAACCAAAAAGTAAGTCTTATAGTAACTCACAAGTATTACCACGTAATTATAGTCAACAAGCTGAGATTGAAGTTGTTGTCCGTGAAATGGCTGATCAAGTCGCTACAAGGATTCGTGCCCATCAAAAGCAAACAGGTTTAGTTAGTTTGTTTATCGGTTATTCTTTTGCCGAAAGTGAACAACAAGGGTCTCATGGTTTTCGGAAACAGTGCCGGATTAGTCCTACCAATAATACCAAAACTTTAATGGCTGTTATGGTTAATCTTTTTAGAAAGCACTGGCATGGCGAAGTAATTAGAAATATCGGGATTGATTATGGTGGTTTAGTTGATGATACTGGCGTACAGCTCAATCTCTTTGAGCAACCTGAACATCTTCTTAAAACAAATAAAATTGACCAGGTCGTTGATGAAATTCGGCAACGTTTTGGCACAACTGCTCTAATGCGAGCTATGTCCAAAGAGGAGGGGGGCACTGCCATTAATCGAGCTAGCCTAGTGGGAGGACATAATGGAGGTAATAGTTATGATTAA
- a CDS encoding HAD-IIIA family hydrolase — translation MINQQYTTVFIDRDGTIGGNGHFQSLEDFKLYPYTLEAIDKLKRNNIKVFGLSNQTHIEDGKMNYYDFFNSLISVGFDDAFICPHSEKTNCNCRKPKKGLIDQAHAKYYFENSQSIIIGDRYSSDITLALDCDMLGVHVGTGKQETNKRSNCDKVIYVKTLKDAVDYIVK, via the coding sequence ATGATAAATCAACAATACACAACTGTTTTTATCGACCGTGATGGTACTATTGGTGGTAATGGACACTTTCAATCTTTAGAAGACTTTAAATTATATCCCTATACTTTGGAAGCTATTGATAAATTAAAAAGAAATAATATTAAAGTATTCGGTCTTTCAAATCAAACACATATTGAAGACGGTAAAATGAATTATTATGACTTCTTCAATTCTCTTATTTCAGTCGGTTTTGACGATGCCTTTATCTGTCCTCATTCAGAAAAAACGAATTGTAATTGCAGAAAACCAAAAAAAGGTTTAATCGATCAAGCCCATGCAAAATATTATTTTGAAAATAGTCAGTCCATTATCATTGGTGATAGATACTCATCTGATATAACGCTCGCCCTTGATTGTGACATGCTTGGTGTTCACGTTGGTACAGGAAAACAAGAAACCAATAAGCGGAGTAATTGCGATAAGGTTATCTATGTTAAAACGCTTAAAGATGCGGTAGATTACATTGTCAAATAG
- a CDS encoding PhzF family phenazine biosynthesis protein, whose amino-acid sequence MVDVYVVSAFSKDNAGGNKAGLVFDRPDLTSAQKMAIAKELGYAETAFITESKLADFRLEYFTPTEEVPLCGHATIATFAFLNLTNKLSKSDYTIETKSGILSMKVDTDGMVFMEQKVPTYSNTLTSDLFNACLDTNAIDSKLPIQIVSTGLRDILLPVSSRKALQELKPDFKVMAALSKEQNVVGVHAFSLEESESGITAICRNFAPLYDIDEESATGTSNCALACYLFKYVAKKSQYIFEQGYNLNSPSKIVVNLTTHDGIIDGVFVGGYGYLVENKSVSV is encoded by the coding sequence ATGGTTGACGTATATGTTGTAAGTGCTTTTAGTAAGGACAATGCTGGCGGTAATAAAGCTGGGCTTGTTTTTGATAGACCCGATTTAACTTCTGCTCAAAAAATGGCAATTGCCAAAGAACTGGGATATGCTGAGACGGCTTTTATAACCGAATCAAAATTAGCAGACTTTCGTTTAGAGTATTTCACACCTACGGAAGAAGTGCCACTTTGTGGACATGCCACAATTGCAACATTCGCCTTTCTGAACTTGACAAATAAATTATCTAAAAGTGATTATACAATAGAAACAAAGTCGGGTATTTTATCTATGAAAGTTGACACTGATGGCATGGTGTTTATGGAACAAAAGGTTCCTACATATTCCAATACGCTTACATCAGATTTATTTAATGCATGTTTAGATACAAATGCAATCGACTCAAAACTACCAATTCAGATTGTATCAACAGGATTGCGGGATATTCTTTTACCAGTAAGTTCAAGAAAAGCACTTCAAGAATTAAAGCCTGATTTCAAAGTTATGGCTGCCTTGAGTAAAGAACAAAATGTGGTTGGTGTTCATGCATTTTCACTTGAAGAGAGCGAGAGTGGAATTACTGCGATTTGTAGAAATTTTGCACCTCTTTATGATATTGATGAAGAGTCGGCAACAGGTACATCTAACTGTGCCTTGGCCTGCTATCTATTTAAATATGTAGCAAAGAAGTCACAATATATTTTTGAGCAGGGATACAATCTTAATAGCCCATCAAAAATTGTTGTTAATTTGACAACTCATGATGGGATTATTGATGGTGTATTTGTGGGTGGATATGGTTATTTAGTAGAAAATAAATCAGTATCGGTTTAA